A section of the Callithrix jacchus isolate 240 chromosome 14, calJac240_pri, whole genome shotgun sequence genome encodes:
- the ANKRD23 gene encoding ankyrin repeat domain-containing protein 23, which produces MDFLSIQQLVSEERDEGKVLRFGHGVPDPRGWPSDWRRGPQEAVAHEKLKLEEEKKRKLERFSSSRVNLNNLADLENLVQRRREKRLRHRVPPKKPEPLVKPQPQAQVEPVGLEMFLKAAAENQESLIDKYLTDGGDPNAHDKLHRTALHWACLKGHSQLVNKLLAAGATVDARDLLDRTPVFWACRGGHLDILKQLLNQGAQVNARDKIWSTPLHVAVRTRHPDCLEHLIECGAHLNAQDKEGDTALHEAVQHGSYKAMKLLLLYGADLGVQNMASVTPAQLARDWQRGIREALQAHVAHPRTRC; this is translated from the exons ATGGACTTCCTCAGCATTCAGCAGTTG GTAAGTGAAGAAAGAGATGAAGGGAAAGTGTTGAGATTTGGACATGGAGTTCCTGACCCTAGAGGCTGGCCTAGTGACTGGAGGAGGGGCCCCCAAGAGGCTGTGGCCCATGAGAAGCTGAaattggaagaagaaaagaagagaaaa CTGGAAAGATTTAGCAGTTCCAGAGTTAATCTGAATAATCTGGCTGACTTGGAAAATTTGGTTCAAAGACGgagagaaaaaagactgagaCACAGAGTCCCCCCCAAGAAACCTGAGCCCTTGGTTAAG CCGCAGCCCCAGGCCCAGGTAGAGCCTGTGGGCCTGGAGATGTTCCTGAAGGCAGCTGCTGAGAACCAGGAGTCTCTGATTGACAAGTACCTGACAGACGGAGGGGATCCCAATGCCCATGACAAG CTCCACCGCACCGCCTTGCACTGGGCCTGTCTGAAGGGTCACAGCCAGCTGGTGAACAAGCTGCTGGCAGCAGGTGCCACAGTGGACGCTCGGGACTTG CTGGACAGGACACCTGTGTTCTGGGCCTGCCGTGGAGGACATCTGGATATCCTCAAACAGTTGCTTAACCAGGGAGCCCAGGTCAATGCCCGGGACAAG ATCTGGAGCACCCCCCTGCACGTGGCAGTGCGCACCCGGCACCCTGACTGCCTGGAGCACCTCATTGAGTGTGGCGCCCACCTAAACGCACAGGATAAG GAAGGGGACACGGCTCTGCACGAGGCTGTGCAGCATGGCAGCTACAAAGCCATGAAGCTGCTGCTGCTCTACGGGGCCGACCTGGGGGTGCAAAATATG GCCTCAGTGACCCCAGCGCAGCTGGCTCGAGACTGGCAGCGTGGCATCCGGGAGGCCCTGCAGGCCCATGTGGCGCATCCCCGCACCAGGTGCTGA